In Xyrauchen texanus isolate HMW12.3.18 chromosome 27, RBS_HiC_50CHRs, whole genome shotgun sequence, one genomic interval encodes:
- the LOC127620669 gene encoding synaptoporin-like produces the protein FAEHDGFQLDLGPLKEPLGFIRVLEWDLLFTGIFTFLWLVSSSAWGKGLTDVKWATSPNTLVSIVEVCKQPSTNKCTAGHLPLMGRLNSSVIFGFLNLIMWGGNCWFIYKETPFHRSTNQPEGARQQVPHSSSRCFYSIKVVLHNTPPN, from the exons tttgcagaacatgatGGGTTCCAACTAGATCTCGGCCCTTTGAAAGAACCACTGGGATTTATACGTGTGCTGGAATGG GATCTGCTGTTCACTGGGATCTTCACGTTTCTTTGGCTGGTGTCTTCATCTGCCTGGGGAAAAGGGCTTACTGATGTGAAATGGGCAACTAGTCCAAATACGCTTGTGTCCATAGTGGAAGTTTGTAAACAACCATCAACCAACAAGTGCACTGCTGGGCATCTCCCCCTTATGGGCCGCCTCAATTCCTCTGTG ATATTTGGATTTCTCAACCTTATCATGTGGGGAGGAAACTGCTGGTTCATCTATAAGGAGACACCGTTCCACAGGTCGACCAATCAGCCAGAGGGCGCCAGACAGCAGGTCCCACATTCATCAAGCAGGTGTTTTTACAGTATTAAGGTGGTGCTACATAACACCCCACCCAACTGA